A stretch of Haloprofundus halophilus DNA encodes these proteins:
- a CDS encoding acyltransferase — MTDEGTRYDRLTRHPTPGPRNSLQSWPSARSPLVVARNYAAIVAARISPSLRLKNWLLRRIGVTVGEGVSWGLESTPDVFWPELVTVEDHAIIGYDATLLCHEFLQDEYRTGEIVVGERAMVGAGAVVLPGVHVGAGAQVAANSLVVEDVPPDATVAGVPAEVVSRSAADGGSERDGAGDSGRKNSEENDGDSVDDAAQS; from the coding sequence GTGACAGACGAAGGAACACGGTACGACCGGCTCACGAGACATCCGACTCCGGGTCCCCGAAACTCGTTGCAGTCGTGGCCGAGCGCCCGGTCGCCGCTCGTCGTCGCCCGGAACTACGCCGCTATCGTCGCCGCCCGCATCTCACCGAGCCTCCGGCTGAAGAACTGGCTGCTCCGCCGCATCGGCGTCACCGTCGGCGAGGGCGTCTCGTGGGGGTTAGAGTCGACGCCGGACGTGTTCTGGCCGGAGCTCGTAACCGTCGAGGACCACGCGATAATCGGGTACGACGCGACGCTCCTGTGTCACGAATTTCTCCAAGACGAGTACCGGACCGGCGAAATCGTCGTCGGCGAACGGGCCATGGTCGGTGCGGGTGCGGTCGTCCTCCCCGGAGTCCACGTCGGCGCGGGCGCACAGGTCGCGGCGAACTCGCTCGTCGTCGAGGACGTCCCTCCCGATGCGACGGTCGCCGGCGTCCCTGCCGAAGTCGTCTCACGCAGCGCCGCCGACGGCGGTTCGGAGCGCGACGGAGCGGGCGACAGCGGCAGGAAGAACAGCGAAGAGAACGACGGGGACAGCGTCGACGACGCGGCTCAGTCGTAG
- a CDS encoding GNAT family N-acetyltransferase → MTPAEDGYIVRRYEPADREKFLALYEEVFEKTRTSEWFDWRYGGPHTDDVRMFLAEKDGEIVGAEPFISFEIRGGDETVYALQPADAMVHPDHRRNGLLTRITEAAIDYYTDNGPSFIFNFPNQAAIGAFLKLGWVQVGEVATAYRIQRPSTFLKSDRAQRFGPVADVLSAAGYRARDAATLAASRRQSDDEVTVTRHAEIPAERLAALYESAVPSRLHAPRTEAFYDWRFGNPQWDVAAYSAKRDGEIVASIVACTQETRGITTTKILDALPMVDAEAESEAFDRLLRVAIADHEDADAIAVAEDTIPSNVLSRLNFLSNDSFPMSIRGSPTPVVARPLVPEDDAQWTVGGKHLADREDWRLSFAEQDTSV, encoded by the coding sequence GTGACTCCGGCGGAAGACGGCTACATCGTGCGTCGGTACGAACCGGCCGACCGGGAGAAGTTCCTCGCACTCTACGAAGAAGTGTTCGAGAAAACTCGCACGTCCGAGTGGTTCGACTGGCGATACGGCGGCCCACACACCGACGACGTCCGAATGTTTCTCGCCGAGAAGGACGGCGAAATCGTCGGCGCGGAGCCGTTCATCTCCTTCGAGATCCGCGGCGGCGACGAGACGGTGTACGCGCTCCAACCCGCCGACGCGATGGTTCATCCCGACCACCGACGCAACGGTCTCCTGACTCGAATCACCGAGGCGGCCATCGACTACTACACCGACAACGGCCCATCGTTCATCTTCAACTTCCCGAACCAAGCCGCGATCGGCGCGTTTCTCAAACTCGGCTGGGTGCAGGTCGGCGAGGTGGCGACGGCGTATCGCATCCAGAGACCCTCCACGTTCCTCAAATCGGACCGCGCGCAGCGATTCGGCCCCGTCGCCGACGTGCTCTCTGCAGCCGGATACCGCGCCCGCGACGCCGCGACGCTCGCCGCGTCGCGTCGCCAGAGCGACGACGAGGTGACGGTGACGAGACACGCCGAGATTCCGGCCGAGCGTCTCGCCGCCCTCTACGAGTCGGCGGTCCCGTCGCGCCTCCACGCCCCGCGGACCGAGGCGTTCTACGACTGGCGCTTCGGCAACCCGCAGTGGGACGTCGCCGCGTACTCGGCCAAGCGCGACGGCGAGATCGTCGCCAGCATCGTCGCCTGTACCCAGGAGACCCGCGGCATCACGACGACGAAGATTCTCGACGCGCTGCCGATGGTCGACGCCGAGGCCGAGAGCGAGGCGTTCGACCGTCTGCTCCGCGTCGCCATCGCCGACCACGAGGACGCCGACGCCATCGCCGTCGCCGAGGACACTATCCCGTCGAACGTCCTCTCGCGGCTCAACTTCCTGAGCAACGACAGTTTCCCGATGTCGATTCGGGGGTCTCCGACGCCGGTCGTCGCGCGACCGCTCGTCCCCGAGGACGACGCCCAGTGGACCGTCGGTGGTAAGCATCTCGCCGACCGCGAGGACTGGCGCCTCTCGTTCGCCGAACAGGACACGAGCGTCTGA
- the dacZ gene encoding diadenylate cyclase DacZ — translation MSMLADFLNDLVADVDGLFLFSPSSSFYERFESVETGLVVVAPQNNVGADQFVELPLEFENVRDRVRFGIEGAMDEDLVDAGDAIACAIGTFGDDTDTLLRVRADEKMHSGMYDLFTNSRADPSVIRDVFEVAIELGKKGQKGSPVGALFVVGDAGKVMNKSRPLSYNPFEKSHVHVGDPIVNVMLKEFSRLDGAFVISDSGKIVSAYRYLEPGAEGVDIPKGLGARHMAGGAITRDTNATAIVLSESDGLVRAFKGGRLILELDPEDY, via the coding sequence ATGTCAATGCTGGCTGACTTCTTGAACGACCTCGTCGCCGACGTGGACGGACTGTTTCTGTTCTCCCCGAGCAGTTCGTTCTACGAACGGTTCGAGAGCGTCGAGACGGGTCTCGTGGTCGTCGCACCGCAGAACAACGTCGGTGCCGACCAGTTCGTCGAACTCCCCCTGGAGTTCGAGAACGTCCGCGACCGCGTTCGATTCGGCATCGAGGGCGCGATGGACGAGGACCTCGTCGACGCCGGCGACGCCATCGCCTGTGCCATCGGGACGTTCGGCGACGACACCGACACCCTGCTTCGGGTCCGCGCCGACGAGAAGATGCACTCGGGGATGTACGACCTGTTCACCAACTCCCGTGCGGACCCGAGCGTCATCCGCGACGTGTTCGAGGTCGCCATCGAACTCGGGAAGAAGGGACAGAAAGGCAGTCCCGTCGGCGCGCTGTTCGTCGTCGGCGACGCCGGGAAAGTGATGAACAAGTCGCGTCCGCTGAGCTACAACCCCTTCGAGAAGAGCCACGTCCACGTCGGCGACCCCATCGTCAACGTGATGCTCAAGGAGTTCTCGCGGCTCGACGGCGCGTTCGTCATCTCCGACTCGGGGAAGATCGTCTCGGCGTACCGCTATCTCGAACCCGGCGCGGAGGGCGTCGACATCCCGAAGGGACTCGGTGCGCGCCACATGGCCGGTGGCGCGATAACCCGCGACACGAACGCGACGGCCATCGTGCTCTCGGAGTCGGACGGTCTCGTCCGAGCGTTCAAGGGCGGACGGTTGATACTCGAACTCGACCCGGAGGATTACTGA
- the paaD gene encoding 1,2-phenylacetyl-CoA epoxidase subunit PaaD, whose protein sequence is MSTDEFDGGEFEESEFESEACAYTDYSSGEAHDEYPKTGEGATGTERKVWDALYEVEDPEMPVSIVDLGLIYGVEVVDDVARVEMTLTYTGCPARDMILNDVRCAALAAGVADAEVTLRYSPPWNVEMVTEDGKRDLREFGLSV, encoded by the coding sequence GTGAGCACCGACGAGTTCGACGGCGGAGAGTTCGAAGAGTCGGAGTTCGAGTCGGAGGCGTGCGCCTACACCGACTACTCGTCCGGCGAGGCACACGACGAGTACCCCAAAACCGGCGAGGGAGCGACCGGCACCGAACGGAAGGTGTGGGACGCGCTGTACGAGGTCGAGGACCCCGAGATGCCCGTCAGCATCGTCGATTTGGGGCTCATCTACGGCGTCGAGGTCGTCGACGACGTCGCGCGCGTCGAGATGACGCTGACCTACACCGGCTGTCCGGCGCGCGACATGATTCTCAACGACGTGCGCTGCGCCGCGCTCGCCGCGGGCGTCGCCGACGCCGAGGTGACGCTTCGATACTCGCCGCCGTGGAACGTCGAGATGGTGACCGAAGACGGAAAGAGGGACCTGCGGGAGTTCGGGTTGAGCGTCTGA
- the paaC gene encoding 1,2-phenylacetyl-CoA epoxidase subunit PaaC, with translation MSTPRFAGPDDLGDSERTALEALLFRMADDEYVAAERYIEWQIFAPTLESDLALANVAQDEYGHARLWYDLLQDLGYEEQELIWERPPEEWTHATLVELETEPGNWADTMLRTYLYDTAEQLRMEAVVDSSYAPLCDRVEKVLAEESYHREHAQNWLDRLADEGSEESCTRVQTALDRLFPHALTLFAAGPHEDDIVDLGLRTETLADLRTEWLDIVVPYLESLGLDVPEPDEVARPETTGRDGDHTDDWFDLYEEFTATYRQLDFEKPTTLRGEGA, from the coding sequence GTGAGCACCCCCCGATTCGCCGGCCCCGACGACCTCGGCGACAGCGAACGAACGGCGCTCGAAGCGCTCCTCTTCCGGATGGCCGACGACGAGTACGTCGCCGCCGAGCGCTACATCGAGTGGCAGATATTCGCGCCGACGCTCGAATCCGACCTCGCGCTCGCCAACGTCGCCCAGGACGAGTACGGTCACGCCCGGCTCTGGTACGACCTGCTTCAGGATTTGGGGTACGAAGAGCAGGAACTCATTTGGGAGCGCCCGCCCGAGGAGTGGACCCACGCGACGCTCGTCGAACTCGAAACTGAACCCGGCAACTGGGCGGACACGATGCTTCGAACCTATCTCTACGACACCGCCGAGCAGCTGCGCATGGAGGCCGTCGTCGACTCGTCGTACGCGCCGCTCTGCGACCGTGTCGAGAAAGTGCTCGCCGAGGAGTCGTACCACCGCGAGCACGCCCAGAACTGGTTGGACCGCCTCGCCGACGAGGGGAGCGAGGAGAGTTGCACCCGCGTCCAGACCGCACTTGACCGCCTCTTCCCTCACGCGCTGACACTGTTCGCCGCTGGTCCTCACGAGGACGACATCGTCGACCTCGGCCTGCGAACCGAGACGCTCGCAGACCTCCGCACAGAGTGGCTCGACATCGTCGTACCGTACCTCGAATCGCTGGGACTCGACGTGCCCGAACCGGACGAGGTGGCGCGGCCGGAGACGACCGGCCGCGACGGCGACCACACCGACGACTGGTTCGACCTCTACGAGGAGTTCACCGCGACGTACCGCCAACTCGACTTCGAGAAGCCGACCACGCTCAGAGGTGAGGGCGCGTGA
- the paaE gene encoding 1,2-phenylacetyl-CoA epoxidase subunit PaaE — protein sequence MRFDPSTRGDGPETGVECPYCESTNTVRDHPKGPGLCRSMHYCEECEQPFEQFG from the coding sequence ATGCGCTTCGACCCGAGCACCCGCGGCGACGGCCCCGAAACCGGCGTCGAGTGCCCCTACTGCGAGTCGACGAACACGGTACGCGACCACCCGAAGGGGCCGGGCCTCTGCCGGTCGATGCACTACTGCGAGGAGTGCGAGCAGCCGTTCGAGCAGTTCGGCTGA
- a CDS encoding phosphopantetheine adenylyltransferase, translating to MHVALGGTFDPVHDGHRALFERAFEIGDLTVGLTSDELAPKTRHVERYVRSFEDRKRDLVAELEPMAAEYDREFEVRELSEPTGIATEPGFDVLIVSPETERGGEKVNEIREERGLDPLEIEVVGHVAAEDGERISSTRIVSGEIDRHGNLTPEREGRGKTPPE from the coding sequence ATGCACGTCGCGCTCGGTGGCACGTTCGACCCGGTTCACGACGGCCACCGCGCCCTGTTCGAGCGCGCGTTCGAGATCGGCGACCTCACCGTCGGACTCACCTCCGACGAACTCGCCCCGAAAACCCGACACGTCGAGCGGTACGTCCGCTCGTTCGAGGACCGAAAGCGGGACCTGGTCGCCGAACTCGAACCGATGGCCGCCGAGTACGACCGCGAGTTCGAGGTCCGGGAGCTGTCGGAGCCGACCGGTATCGCCACCGAACCCGGTTTCGACGTTCTCATCGTCTCCCCCGAGACCGAACGCGGCGGCGAGAAGGTCAACGAAATCCGCGAAGAACGGGGTCTCGACCCGCTCGAAATCGAAGTCGTCGGCCACGTGGCCGCCGAGGACGGCGAGCGCATCTCCTCGACGCGCATCGTCTCGGGCGAAATCGACCGCCACGGAAACCTCACGCCCGAGCGCGAGGGCCGCGGTAAGACGCCGCCGGAGTAG
- a CDS encoding NOP5/NOP56 family protein, which produces MTEDAWFVDVDPDDTETAVSRIREGSADAPADWPAAAVESGFAADEDEYYERLRAASIEAARTAAAEAERADDKQLMHAVRAMDDAERTANELAERLGEWAGSLFEESGTGVDYARELAEREPQDLTEERVVSLAGRVAELADERDALREYVERRAPEVAPNMAEMAGPVLTARLVSLAGGLDSLAKKPSGTVQVLGAEDALFAHLAGRAPSPKHGVIYVHEAIRGTRPQDRGSAARALAGKLVIAARIDHYSGDMRPEIHDELRERIEAIRARAEEGNE; this is translated from the coding sequence ATGACCGAAGACGCGTGGTTCGTCGACGTCGACCCCGACGACACCGAGACGGCGGTGTCGCGCATCCGCGAGGGGAGCGCCGACGCGCCCGCCGACTGGCCCGCCGCCGCCGTCGAGTCGGGGTTCGCCGCCGACGAGGACGAGTACTACGAGAGGCTCCGCGCAGCGAGCATCGAGGCCGCCCGAACCGCCGCCGCGGAAGCCGAGCGGGCCGACGACAAGCAACTGATGCACGCGGTCCGCGCGATGGACGACGCCGAGCGGACCGCGAACGAACTCGCCGAGCGCCTCGGCGAGTGGGCCGGGAGCCTCTTCGAGGAGAGCGGTACCGGCGTCGACTACGCTCGCGAACTGGCCGAGCGAGAGCCGCAGGACCTCACGGAGGAGCGCGTCGTTTCGCTGGCCGGGCGCGTCGCCGAACTGGCCGACGAACGCGACGCGCTCCGGGAGTACGTCGAGCGCCGCGCCCCGGAAGTCGCGCCGAACATGGCCGAGATGGCCGGACCGGTTCTCACCGCCCGACTCGTTTCGCTGGCGGGCGGACTCGACTCGCTGGCGAAGAAACCTAGCGGGACGGTGCAGGTTCTCGGCGCGGAGGACGCGCTGTTCGCCCACCTCGCCGGACGCGCGCCGTCGCCGAAACACGGCGTCATCTACGTCCACGAAGCAATCAGGGGAACCCGACCGCAGGACCGCGGGTCGGCCGCCCGCGCGCTCGCGGGTAAACTCGTCATCGCGGCGCGCATCGACCACTACAGCGGCGATATGCGGCCGGAGATTCACGACGAACTCCGCGAGCGAATCGAGGCGATTCGCGCCCGCGCCGAGGAGGGCAACGAATGA
- the purD gene encoding phosphoribosylamine--glycine ligase, with product MTETVLLIGGGGREHAIARSLASDCDLYACASNRNPGIVALAEGFERVDETDADAIADYAETVEATLAVVGPESALAAGVVDALEDRGVYAFGPKKMDARLETDKAFQRRFMVENDVPGCPDFETFHDIEAACAYVDQYDGDVAVKPAGLTGGKGVKVTGDQVTKEEAKEYLRTEKYERVVVEERFVGEEFTVQAFVANGDVRPTPAVQDHKRAYEGDEGPNTGGMGSYSDAKRTLPFMEERDYEEAVDVLESVVSALPDYRGVLYGQFMLTADGVRVVEFNARFGDPEAMNTLPVLETPFLDVLVAARDGETLPDLEFAPTATVCKYAVPEGYPTNPEAGARIDVDEERVTRAAERVADQSSDDESRDDVGEGLLFYASVEEREDGLYTSTSRSFAVVGLGDTIAAAEAVAADALSAAGDGLRVRQDIGTAELVQRRIDHVADLRGV from the coding sequence ATGACGGAGACGGTGCTTCTCATCGGCGGCGGCGGCCGCGAACACGCAATCGCCCGGTCGCTCGCGTCCGACTGCGACCTGTACGCCTGCGCGAGCAACCGAAACCCCGGAATCGTCGCGCTCGCCGAGGGGTTCGAGCGCGTCGACGAGACGGACGCCGACGCCATCGCCGACTACGCCGAGACGGTGGAGGCGACGCTCGCCGTCGTCGGCCCCGAGTCCGCGCTCGCCGCGGGCGTCGTCGACGCGCTCGAAGACCGCGGCGTCTACGCCTTCGGCCCGAAGAAGATGGACGCCCGCCTCGAGACCGACAAGGCGTTCCAACGCCGGTTCATGGTCGAAAACGACGTTCCCGGCTGCCCCGACTTCGAGACGTTCCACGACATCGAGGCCGCCTGCGCGTACGTCGACCAGTACGACGGCGACGTGGCGGTCAAACCGGCCGGCCTCACCGGCGGGAAGGGCGTGAAGGTCACCGGCGACCAGGTGACGAAGGAAGAGGCGAAAGAGTACCTCCGCACCGAGAAGTACGAGCGGGTCGTCGTCGAGGAGCGCTTCGTCGGCGAAGAGTTCACCGTGCAGGCGTTCGTCGCCAACGGCGACGTTCGGCCGACGCCCGCCGTCCAGGACCACAAGCGCGCCTACGAGGGCGACGAGGGGCCGAACACCGGCGGTATGGGAAGTTACAGCGACGCCAAGCGGACGCTGCCGTTCATGGAGGAGAGGGACTACGAGGAAGCCGTCGACGTGCTCGAATCCGTGGTCTCGGCGCTGCCGGACTACCGGGGCGTCCTCTACGGACAGTTCATGCTCACCGCCGACGGCGTCCGCGTCGTCGAGTTCAACGCCCGGTTCGGCGACCCCGAGGCGATGAACACCCTTCCCGTACTCGAAACTCCTTTCCTCGACGTACTCGTCGCCGCCCGCGACGGCGAGACGCTACCGGACCTCGAGTTCGCACCGACGGCGACGGTGTGTAAGTACGCCGTCCCGGAGGGGTACCCGACGAACCCCGAGGCGGGCGCTCGCATCGACGTCGACGAGGAGCGCGTGACGCGAGCAGCGGAGCGCGTCGCCGACCAGTCGAGCGACGACGAGTCGCGGGACGACGTGGGCGAGGGCCTGCTGTTCTACGCGAGCGTCGAAGAGCGCGAGGACGGCCTGTACACGAGCACGTCGCGGTCGTTCGCCGTCGTCGGACTCGGCGACACCATCGCGGCGGCGGAGGCCGTCGCGGCCGACGCGCTCTCGGCGGCGGGCGACGGACTCAGGGTTCGCCAGGACATCGGTACTGCGGAGTTGGTCCAGCGGCGAATCGACCACGTGGCCGATTTACGTGGTGTATAA
- a CDS encoding fibrillarin-like rRNA/tRNA 2'-O-methyltransferase: protein MSDPKLPEGVERRTFDGRERLATRGETVYGEPTADGWRLWDAGRSKLGAMLELGVETNLTGGETVLYLGAASGTTVSHVADFAGPTYAVEFAPRTVRDLVGVAEDRDNLFPLLKDARKPEAYAHVVESDLDVLVQDVATRGQADVAVRNRRFLADDGRLLMAVKARSEDVTSDPDDVFEGVVSRLDDAYELLETKRLDRFHSDHLGIVARPR, encoded by the coding sequence ATGAGCGACCCGAAACTCCCCGAGGGCGTCGAGCGCCGGACGTTCGACGGTCGCGAGCGCCTCGCCACGCGGGGCGAGACGGTGTACGGCGAACCGACCGCCGACGGCTGGCGGCTCTGGGACGCCGGGCGTTCGAAGCTCGGCGCGATGCTCGAACTCGGCGTGGAGACGAACCTCACGGGCGGCGAAACCGTTCTCTATCTCGGCGCGGCGTCGGGCACGACAGTGAGCCACGTCGCCGACTTCGCCGGTCCGACGTACGCCGTCGAGTTCGCCCCCCGGACGGTCCGCGACCTCGTCGGCGTCGCCGAAGACCGAGACAATCTGTTTCCGCTGCTGAAAGACGCTCGAAAGCCCGAGGCGTACGCGCACGTCGTCGAATCGGACCTCGACGTGCTCGTGCAGGACGTGGCGACGCGCGGGCAGGCCGACGTCGCGGTCCGCAATCGCCGGTTCCTCGCCGACGACGGGAGACTGCTCATGGCGGTCAAAGCTCGGAGCGAGGACGTGACGAGCGACCCGGACGACGTGTTCGAGGGCGTCGTCTCCCGACTCGACGACGCCTACGAGCTACTGGAGACGAAGCGTCTCGACCGCTTCCACAGCGACCACCTCGGCATCGTCGCCCGGCCACGGTAA
- a CDS encoding helix-turn-helix domain-containing protein, whose protein sequence is MSAEETPEDARTDERTAEEDEQPTTRARLGDGSGRAATEFDQSVVDLLAWVLDTETRARIYVYLRQHPESTSDEVAGGTGLYPSTVREALAELHDEQRVTRQKRESSGAGNNPYEYEAIPPSDLVRSVAGQVQSELNTVFNLDSRLRADGEEPPESTPVTITVDDDADENADDAVDD, encoded by the coding sequence ATGTCTGCCGAGGAGACCCCCGAAGACGCACGCACCGACGAGCGAACGGCTGAGGAGGACGAACAGCCGACGACTCGGGCGCGACTCGGCGACGGCTCGGGCCGTGCCGCTACCGAGTTCGACCAGAGCGTCGTCGACTTGTTGGCCTGGGTGCTCGACACCGAGACGCGAGCGCGCATCTACGTCTACCTCCGTCAACACCCAGAGAGCACGAGCGACGAGGTCGCCGGGGGGACGGGACTGTACCCGAGCACCGTTCGGGAGGCGCTTGCGGAACTCCACGACGAACAACGAGTGACGAGACAGAAACGCGAGAGCTCCGGCGCGGGCAACAACCCCTACGAGTACGAGGCCATCCCGCCGAGCGATCTGGTTCGGAGCGTCGCCGGACAGGTGCAGTCGGAGTTGAACACCGTGTTCAACCTCGATTCGAGACTCCGCGCCGACGGCGAAGAGCCTCCCGAGTCGACCCCGGTCACCATCACCGTCGACGACGACGCAGACGAGAACGCAGACGACGCCGTCGACGACTAA
- a CDS encoding glutamate--cysteine ligase gives MEELGTREAFDRMGTLGIEEEFFIVDDAGRPTSGIDELVYGDDPPELLEDRIDHELFQFTIETQTPLIERPSAASDALHSVRKALADHAETHGFGVAAAGLHPAAKWRELDHAQKPRYRAQLDRIQYPQHRNTTAGLHVHVGVDDADKAVWVANELRWYLPLLLALSANSPFWDGFDTGLASARAKIFEGLPNTGMPTRFSDFESYARFERRMVETGSINDRGELWHDVRPHTGHGTVEVRTPDAQRDPDVVLAFAEFVHALVVDLAERFEDGESGTDIRRELLDENKWRAMRHGHDASFVDTDTESVVDLGTAVDRACDRLGVSGLRSVLDDESGATRQRRILDEGGMDALCASLLI, from the coding sequence ATGGAGGAGTTGGGCACGCGCGAGGCGTTCGACCGGATGGGAACCCTCGGCATCGAAGAGGAGTTTTTCATCGTCGACGACGCCGGGCGTCCCACGTCGGGTATCGACGAGTTGGTGTACGGCGACGACCCGCCCGAACTGCTCGAAGACCGAATCGACCACGAACTGTTCCAGTTCACCATCGAGACGCAGACGCCGCTCATCGAACGACCCTCTGCGGCGAGCGATGCGCTCCACTCGGTTCGGAAGGCGCTCGCCGACCACGCCGAGACGCACGGTTTCGGCGTCGCCGCCGCGGGTCTCCACCCGGCGGCGAAGTGGCGCGAACTCGACCACGCGCAGAAACCGCGCTACCGCGCGCAACTCGACCGCATCCAGTACCCGCAGCACCGAAACACGACCGCGGGACTGCACGTCCACGTGGGCGTCGACGACGCCGACAAGGCCGTCTGGGTCGCGAACGAGCTCCGCTGGTATCTCCCGCTCTTGCTGGCGCTGTCGGCGAACTCGCCGTTCTGGGACGGCTTCGACACCGGTCTCGCCTCGGCGCGGGCGAAGATATTCGAGGGGCTGCCGAACACGGGGATGCCCACCCGATTCTCGGATTTCGAGTCGTACGCGCGCTTCGAGCGCCGGATGGTCGAGACGGGGTCGATAAACGACAGAGGGGAACTCTGGCACGACGTCCGCCCTCACACCGGCCACGGAACCGTCGAAGTCCGGACGCCAGACGCCCAGCGCGACCCAGACGTGGTGCTGGCGTTCGCCGAGTTCGTCCACGCGCTCGTCGTCGACCTCGCGGAACGGTTCGAGGACGGCGAGTCGGGGACCGACATCCGCCGCGAACTCCTCGACGAGAACAAGTGGCGAGCGATGCGACACGGCCACGACGCCTCGTTCGTCGACACGGACACCGAATCGGTCGTCGACCTCGGGACGGCCGTCGACCGCGCCTGCGACAGACTCGGCGTCTCCGGACTGCGTTCGGTGCTCGACGACGAGAGCGGTGCGACCCGGCAGCGGCGCATCCTCGACGAGGGAGGCATGGACGCGCTCTGTGCGTCGTTGCTCATCTGA
- a CDS encoding transcription initiation factor IIB family protein, giving the protein MYRARDRVDNEEWLTQLERAADSLELGSESRSNATDLFLTHVPDEDRSKPATAAASLYAGALIAGEERSQTAVADAMDVTRLSIQKRWKNILEDAGFRPPSW; this is encoded by the coding sequence ATGTACCGCGCACGGGACCGCGTCGACAACGAGGAGTGGCTCACCCAACTCGAACGGGCGGCCGACAGCCTCGAACTCGGCTCGGAGTCGCGGTCGAACGCGACTGACCTGTTTCTCACTCACGTCCCCGACGAGGACCGTTCGAAGCCCGCGACGGCCGCCGCCAGCCTCTACGCCGGCGCGCTCATCGCTGGCGAGGAACGCTCGCAGACCGCCGTCGCCGACGCGATGGACGTGACTCGACTCTCGATACAGAAACGCTGGAAGAACATCTTGGAGGACGCCGGATTCCGCCCGCCGTCGTGGTGA
- a CDS encoding mechanosensitive ion channel domain-containing protein, producing the protein MTEMQAQLGQLYDAVPPRIWLSLGVLALGVMLSIIVGAVNRRLLERAGLAGVIEGTGFERLAQGLGTSTIAIVAQLSTYFLIGLTIVVALTVADVGYTDTFWTRLVAFLPRLFVALLILIGGILIGDKVELLVAERLRGVKLPEIGLIPTLAKYSVFYLAILVALSQVNINTLALVVLLGAYAFALVVFTSLAFKDMLSSAAAGIYLLLNQPYTIGDEVRLGEQSGIVQEVDMLVTRVETDNREYIIPNRTVFDEGIVRVYD; encoded by the coding sequence ATTACTGAGATGCAGGCGCAGCTGGGACAGCTCTACGACGCGGTGCCGCCGCGCATCTGGCTCTCCCTCGGCGTCCTCGCCCTCGGTGTCATGCTGAGCATCATCGTCGGCGCGGTCAACCGCCGACTGCTCGAACGAGCGGGGTTGGCCGGCGTCATCGAGGGCACCGGCTTCGAGCGCCTCGCGCAGGGTCTCGGCACCTCTACCATCGCTATCGTTGCCCAACTCAGCACGTACTTTCTCATCGGTCTCACCATCGTCGTCGCGCTCACCGTCGCCGACGTCGGCTACACCGACACCTTCTGGACGCGCCTCGTCGCGTTCCTCCCGCGGCTGTTCGTCGCGTTGCTCATCCTCATCGGCGGCATCCTCATCGGCGACAAAGTCGAGCTGCTCGTCGCCGAGCGCCTCCGCGGCGTCAAACTCCCGGAGATCGGTCTCATCCCGACGCTGGCGAAGTACAGCGTGTTCTATCTCGCCATCCTCGTCGCGCTCAGCCAGGTGAACATCAACACGCTCGCACTCGTCGTCCTTCTCGGCGCGTACGCGTTCGCGCTCGTTGTCTTCACGTCGCTCGCCTTCAAGGACATGCTCTCGTCGGCCGCAGCGGGCATCTACCTGCTGTTGAACCAGCCGTACACTATCGGCGACGAGGTCCGACTCGGCGAGCAGTCCGGCATCGTCCAAGAAGTCGATATGCTCGTCACGCGCGTCGAAACCGACAACCGCGAGTACATCATCCCCAACCGCACCGTCTTCGACGAAGGTATCGTCCGCGTCTACGACTGA